The Candidatus Eisenbacteria bacterium genomic interval TCCAGGGGGGGCGGTAGTCAGACTTTACATCGATCGCAACGAAGGGGTGTCCGTAGGCGATTGCGCCAGAGTGAGCAGGGAGATCGGTTATCTTCTGGATGCCGAGGACGTTGTGCGCGGCCGCTATTTTCTGGAGGTCTCGTCCCCGGGCATAGACAGGGTTCTGAGAAAGAAAGAGCATTTTGAGAGATTCAAGGGGAGTCCGCTGCGTGTTGTCACGAAGGAGCCCATACAGGGAGCGAGAGGAGTGCGTGGTCGTATCCACGCTTGTGACGACTCGACCTTGTACGTTGAGACGGACGCAGGAAGTATTGTCGAAGTCCCCTTGTCGCTGATAGAAAGAGCCCGTCTGCGGGGCGAGATTCCCTTTGGCGCCGGTGGCAAGCTCAAGAAGCGGGGAAAGGCACGATGAACTACGAACTCACTGAGGCGCTTGCCCAGCTTGTCAGGGAGAAAAGCCTGGACAAACAGCTGGTGGCGGAAACGCTGGAGGCAGGACTGCTGTCTGCGGCCAGGAAGAAACTAGGTCCCACGGCCGACGTCGAGGCAAAAGTCGACATGGACGCAGGCAAGATCGGGATGTGCGTGAAGAAGAAAGTGACCATCCGAGTGCACGATCCTGCTGCGGAGATAAGTCTGGCGGACGCCCACAAGGTGAAGAAAGACATTAAGTGCGGAGAGACGTTGTCCGTCCAGTTGAGCATCGAAGAGTTCGGCCGCAATGCAATACAGGCCGTCAAGCAAGTACTGGTCCAGCGTGTGAGGGAGGCGGAGAGGGAACGCATCTACAAGGAGTTTCAGGGAAGAATCGGCGAGCTCGTCAGGGGTACCGTTCAGCAGGTGGATCGCACGTGTATAATTGTGAAGCTTGACAGGACGGAAGGAGTTCTGCTCACCAAGGAAACGATGCCTCGCGATAGATTCAGGCACGGCGATTACGTCAGAACGTGCGTTATCGGGGTTGATAAGTCAAGCAAGGGCCCGCAGGTAATGCTCTCCAGGACGCATCCGGACTTTCTGAAGGGTCTTTTTGCCAGCGAGGTGCCGGAGGTCGCGGATAAGATAGTCGAAATAAAAAACGTGGCCAGGGAAGCAGGGAATCGTACCAAGATTTGCGTTGTTTCGAACGACGAGAAAGTGGATGCAGTGGGTGCGTGCGTGGGCGTCAAGGGTTCCAGGGTGCAGGCCGTCGTGCGCGAGCTCAGCGGCGAGAGGATCGATATCGTTTCATGGAGCGCCGACCCCATGGTGTTTGTGACAAGGGCGTTGAGTCCCGCGAAGGTGCTCGAAGCGAGGATGTTCGAGCGCGAGAAGAAAGCGGAGGTCGTCGTCAATGACGATCAACTTTCTCTGGCGATAGGCAAGGGTGGTCAGAACGCGAGGCTTGCTGCCAAACTGACCGGTTGGAAGATAGACTTGATGAGCCTTTCTCAGAAGGAGAAGTTGCTCGCCGAGGAGAAGGCCTTGCGAGTTGATGTCGAGACCATTGACGGCATCGGTCCAAAGCTTGCCGACAAACTTATCAAGGCGGGAATAGAGACTGCCCAGGACATTGAAAAGCACGGCGTCAAAGGGCTCGTAGAAGTCGAGGGCGTCGGCCAGAAGACTGCCGACAAGCTTGCGATCCTGGCAAGCCAGGCAATCGCCGACGCAAAAGAGAAACTGATGAGTAAGCGAGCCGCGGCGGCCCGGGAGGAGAAGGCTGCGGAAAAGCCGGAACCAGCCGGCGAGGCGGCCGAAAAAACCGGGGTTGCGGCTGAGAGTGAAAACGAGCTTGTCCAGAGCGTCGAGACCGAAGTCCACGTCGACGGAGATGCTCTTCGGGTTTCGACGGAGGAGCCTGCTTCCGGCAAGGACGCCGAGGTGGAGCCGGTAGCTGAGGCCGAAGAAGATGAAGATGACGACGAAGAGGGTGAGGATGAGGAAGATAAGAAAGGCGATGGTGGCGACGACTAGACCCGACTGGAGGTGTCACTTTTGGGCAAACCACGTGTATATGAGGTAGCCAAAGAACTGAATATCTCGAGCGTGGCACTTCTTGAAGTGATACGGAGCTTCGGGATTGAAGTCAAGAGCCACATGAGCACCGTCGACGACGATGTTGTCGAGAAGGTCAGGAAGAAATTCGAGAAAGAAAAGGCCGCGGTCAAGGAAGAATATGCTCGCAAAATGGAGAAGCGGGCTGCGAGACTCGAGACCGAAGCGAAGGAACGGGCCACGAAGGTCGTAGCTAAGCCTCCCGAGAAGAAACTGCGGGCTCGTGTGCCTCGGAAGAAGAAGAGAGTCGTAGACGAGAAGGCCGTGCGGGAGAGCGTAAAGCGTACCCTGGCTGGAATGGATGTCTCGCGAGTAAGGAGGCGAAGGCATAAGGAAGACGGCGAGGCCCTCGTTGTTGAAGAACCGAAACTCATAAAGGTGAGCGAGTATCTCACGGTCGCGGAGCTTGCCACCCGGATGGGGTGCAAGCCTAGTGAGGTGGTGGCGGCGTGCCTTCAGTTGGGCCTCATGGTGAACGTCAACAAGAGACTTGACCGGGACAGCATAATCACGGTCGCGGTCGAGTTTGGATATGCGGTCGAGTTTGTTTCCGAGTACGGATCCGAACTCATCGAAGAAGCCCCACCGGAGGAAAAGGCGCTCGTCAAGAGGGCCCCGGTTGTCACTATCATGGGCCACGTGGACCACGGCAAGACGTCTCTGCTGGACTACATTCGAAAAAGTAACATTATCGGCGGAGAATTCGGCGGAATCACGCAGCACATCGGTGCGTATGAAGTCGAACTCGAGGGCGGAAGGGTCGTTTTCCTCGACACCCCCGGCCACGAGGCTTTCACCGCGATGCGCGCAAGGGGCGCTCAGGTCACCGATATCGTGGTCATAGTCGTCGCTGCCGACGATATGGTCATGCCTCAGACAATCGAGGCAATCGACCACGCAAAGGCCGCAGGTGTTCCGATAGTCATCGCCATAAACAAGATGGATCTTCCCGGCACCAAAGCAGAGATCGTGAGGCAGAGCCTTTCGAAGGCCAACGTTCTGGTTGAAGAATGGGGTGGCAAGACCGTCTGTGTTGAGATTTCGGCAAAGACCGGCAAGGGTGTCGGCAAGCTTCTGGAAATGATCCTGCTTCAGGCAGAGGTTCTTGAATTGAAGGCCGATCCCACAAGGAGAGCCAGGGGAGTCGTGATAGAGTCACAGATCGAACAAGGAAGAGGGATCGTGGCGACCGTTCTGGTTCAGGACGGCACGCTTCGAATAGTCGATCCTTTCGTGTCTGGTTTGTACCAGGGCAAGGTGCGGGCGATGTGCAACGAGCGGGGCGAGAGAGTGAAGAAGGCGGGGCCCTCGACCCCTGTAGAGGTGCTCGGCTGGACTGGATCTCCTCAGGCAGGTGACAGTTTCGTCGTGACCAGAGACGACCGGGAAGCCAGAGAAATCGCCATCAAGAGACAGCAGCTTCACAGAGAGCACGAATACCGGCTTCGCAAGCCCATGACGCTCACCGATCTCTACGAGCAGATCAAGCGCGGTGCACACGACCTCAGACTCGTCGTCAAGGGTGACGTCGGAGGTTCCGTCGAGGCCCTCTGCGACGCTCTATCGGGCATCTCTTCGGAAGAAGTGCGACTCGACATAATTCACAGGGGAGTTGCCAACGTGAACGAATCGGACGTGCTACTCGCCGCGGCCTCGGACGCAGTCATAATCGGATTCGGCGTGGAGGCTGAGCCGAGGGCAATGGAGATTGCCCAGAAGGAAAGAGTGGACGTGCGACGTTACAAGGTCATATACGAGGCCGTCGACGACATAAAGAAAGCGATGTCGGGGCTGCTCAAGCCGGAGAGAAAAGAGACCATAATCGGCACTGCCGAGGTACGAGAAGTGTTTCGACTTTCCAGGTCCGGTGTAATCGCCGGGTGCTCCGTAAGCTCCGGTGTCGTGAAGCGAAACGCCAAAGTGCGCCTCCTGCGTGAGGGCAAGGTCCTCTTTGAAGGCGCCATTCGTTCTCTCAAGCGCTTCAAGGAAGACGTGAAGGAAGTGAGTGCGGGCTTCGAGTGCGGGATAGGCCTTGAGGGATTCGACAAAATAGAGACACACGACATTCTTCAATCCTACACCGTGGAGGAAATCGCGAGGAGCATTTGAGCGGCCGTCCGAGCGCCGGCTGCACTGTCTCCTGTCGGTGTGGTTCTTTCTCTAGTTTCTGCAAACGCCGGTTTTTCTCCAATCTGTTGCCGTGAAATCTCCCACGGTTCTGCTTCTGGCACAGGAGTCAAGTCCTGCAAAAACCAGATACTGACTGGTTTTTTTGAAATCTGCAGACCACTTTCGTGTGAGCCTGAAGTGGTTTTCGCTCTCGAGGCCGGCCACCCAGAGTTTGAGGAGTCCGGTTGGTTGTAGGGATTGTCTTGATTGAGCTACACATTCCGGGCAGCACTTCGCTCAAGGCGAAGCGCTCGGTTTTGAATCGAATCAAGGAACGATTGAAAAGTAGATTCAACGCCTCCGTTGCCGAAGTGGACTACCAGGATCTGTGGCAAAGAGCGGCCATCGGAGTTGCGGTAGTCGGAATAGAAAAGGGGGTCGTTGAAAACACGCTGTCCCACATTGTCCGCGTGACGGAAAGCGAAACCAGAGTCGACGTTACTCAGGTCCAGATGGATTTTTACTGATGCAGAACCTGCAAGAAGGTGAGCGGTATGAGCTTCCAGAGAACACAGCGGGTCGGCGACTTGCTCAGACAGGAAATCAGCGAGATAATTCGGCTCAGAATGAAGGATCCCAGGCTTGGCTTCGTAACGATTACGTTCGTAGAAGTGAGCCAGGATCTCAGACATGCGAAAGTACACGTAACAAGTCCCGGTTCACAGGAGGAGCTCGCTCATAGCGTGGAACTCCTCGTTGGGGCCGCTGGTTTCATCCGCAATGAGCTCTTCAAGCGAGTCTCCCTCAGGTCAATACCTGAGCTTGCTTTCAGGGCCGACAGTTCCATCGAACACAGCGTGAGAATAAGCCAGATACTGAAAGAGTTGGAAGACGAGACGCGAAGGAGAGAGTCTTGAGCCTCGTTGACGTTGTACATCTCTTGAATGACTCGGATTCGTTTGTAGTGACGTCTCACGTGGACCTTGACGGTGACGCCCTGGGCTCCGAGCTTGGTCTTGCCCTGGTTCTCAAGCGCATGGGCAAGCACGTGCGGATAGTAAATCAGGACCGTTCTCCTCTGTCATACAGATTTCTTCCCGGCGCTCATCTCCTGGAAGACCTCTCGGGCAAGCTGGAGGACCTCGATGCAGCCCTAGTGCTTGACTGCACCTGCATGGAGAGAACCGGTGGTGTGGCGGCATCGATATTGAAAAGCCGCGTCCCCATCGTGAACATTGACCATCACAGTGGCAATGTGCATTTCGGCAGCACGAACTTCGTACGTCCCGATGCCTGTGCCGCAGCGCTTCTGATACTTCAGATCATAGACGAACTCGGTCAAAGCGTGGGCCCAGAGGTGGCGACCTGTCTTTACGCGGCGATACTTGCCGAGACCGGTTCGTTTCGCCTTTCCAATACCTCTGCCGAGGCTCTCTCGGTCTCAGCCAGACTTGCCGGAGAAGGTGCCAATCCGTCGGCCATCGCGGCCCAGGTTTACGATCGTAGATCACCAGCCACTTTGAGACTCATTGGCAGCGCACTCAGCTCGCTAGAAATAGCAATGGACGGAGCCGTTTCCATCATTTCTATCGAGAGGAGCAAGCTCGATGAAAGCAAGATCGCGAGTGACGAACTCGAGGGAATCGTCAACTTCGCCATGGCCGTCGAAGGCGTCAAGGCCGCCGTCTCTCTGAGAGAACTTCCCGGTGGAATAGTGAAAGTAAGCCTCCGTTCCAGCGGAGCCGTCGACGTTGACCTCGTGGCCCGCCAGTTTGGTGGAGGAGGGCATTCAAATGCGGCCGGGGCCAAGGTGAACGGAACTCTCGCTGGCGTGAAGGGAATCGTCCTTGAGAAGATCGCAGACGTCCTTGCTGGAAGATAGAGTACTCAACGTAGACAAGAATGCGTCGGTGACTTCTTACGGAGTCGTTGACCAACTCAAGAGACTTCTCGGAATAAGTAAAGTTGGGCACGCTGGAACGCTCGATCCCTTTGCCACGGGCGTTCTGCTCGTGTGCACGGGAAAAGCGACAAAGATAACCCGTTTTCTAATGGAGCTCGAGAAGGAGTACGTGGGCACGATCTCATTTGGGGTGGAGACAGACACGGACGACTCAACCGGCAGAGTAATTTCCTCGAGAAGGGATTTCTCCATTTCGAAAGAAGACATCGAGAAGGAGATGTCCGCCTTCGTCGGACGTATTCTTCAGTGTCCACCCAGGGTTTCTGCCCTCAAGCGCAGCGGCGTACGTCTATATGAGATGGCCAGGCGCGGCGAGAGCTTCGAAACGGAGGCCAGGGAGGTCACGGTCCATGATTTCAGAGCGCTCGAGTTTCGTTTTCCGAAGCTGGACTTCCTGGTGAGGTGTTCGAAAGGGACCTACGTTCGGGCGCTGGCCAGGGACATGGGCAAGAGGCTCGGCTGCGGTGCACATCTTGAGACATTGAGGAGAGTGAGGATAGGTCCCTTCGCCGTCGAGAGTGCTATCAGCGTTCAGAGGCTGGAAGACGTCATCGAAGCGGGTGAGCTTGCGTCTTGCTCGCTCAGCG includes:
- a CDS encoding ribosome maturation factor RimP: MDTVEKIWVLCEPPISDMGMELVEVEHLGAPGGAVVRLYIDRNEGVSVGDCARVSREIGYLLDAEDVVRGRYFLEVSSPGIDRVLRKKEHFERFKGSPLRVVTKEPIQGARGVRGRIHACDDSTLYVETDAGSIVEVPLSLIERARLRGEIPFGAGGKLKKRGKAR
- the nusA gene encoding transcription termination factor NusA, with the translated sequence MNYELTEALAQLVREKSLDKQLVAETLEAGLLSAARKKLGPTADVEAKVDMDAGKIGMCVKKKVTIRVHDPAAEISLADAHKVKKDIKCGETLSVQLSIEEFGRNAIQAVKQVLVQRVREAERERIYKEFQGRIGELVRGTVQQVDRTCIIVKLDRTEGVLLTKETMPRDRFRHGDYVRTCVIGVDKSSKGPQVMLSRTHPDFLKGLFASEVPEVADKIVEIKNVAREAGNRTKICVVSNDEKVDAVGACVGVKGSRVQAVVRELSGERIDIVSWSADPMVFVTRALSPAKVLEARMFEREKKAEVVVNDDQLSLAIGKGGQNARLAAKLTGWKIDLMSLSQKEKLLAEEKALRVDVETIDGIGPKLADKLIKAGIETAQDIEKHGVKGLVEVEGVGQKTADKLAILASQAIADAKEKLMSKRAAAAREEKAAEKPEPAGEAAEKTGVAAESENELVQSVETEVHVDGDALRVSTEEPASGKDAEVEPVAEAEEDEDDDEEGEDEEDKKGDGGDD
- the infB gene encoding translation initiation factor IF-2, with protein sequence MGKPRVYEVAKELNISSVALLEVIRSFGIEVKSHMSTVDDDVVEKVRKKFEKEKAAVKEEYARKMEKRAARLETEAKERATKVVAKPPEKKLRARVPRKKKRVVDEKAVRESVKRTLAGMDVSRVRRRRHKEDGEALVVEEPKLIKVSEYLTVAELATRMGCKPSEVVAACLQLGLMVNVNKRLDRDSIITVAVEFGYAVEFVSEYGSELIEEAPPEEKALVKRAPVVTIMGHVDHGKTSLLDYIRKSNIIGGEFGGITQHIGAYEVELEGGRVVFLDTPGHEAFTAMRARGAQVTDIVVIVVAADDMVMPQTIEAIDHAKAAGVPIVIAINKMDLPGTKAEIVRQSLSKANVLVEEWGGKTVCVEISAKTGKGVGKLLEMILLQAEVLELKADPTRRARGVVIESQIEQGRGIVATVLVQDGTLRIVDPFVSGLYQGKVRAMCNERGERVKKAGPSTPVEVLGWTGSPQAGDSFVVTRDDREAREIAIKRQQLHREHEYRLRKPMTLTDLYEQIKRGAHDLRLVVKGDVGGSVEALCDALSGISSEEVRLDIIHRGVANVNESDVLLAAASDAVIIGFGVEAEPRAMEIAQKERVDVRRYKVIYEAVDDIKKAMSGLLKPERKETIIGTAEVREVFRLSRSGVIAGCSVSSGVVKRNAKVRLLREGKVLFEGAIRSLKRFKEDVKEVSAGFECGIGLEGFDKIETHDILQSYTVEEIARSI
- a CDS encoding DUF503 domain-containing protein — encoded protein: MVVGIVLIELHIPGSTSLKAKRSVLNRIKERLKSRFNASVAEVDYQDLWQRAAIGVAVVGIEKGVVENTLSHIVRVTESETRVDVTQVQMDFY
- the rbfA gene encoding 30S ribosome-binding factor RbfA; the encoded protein is MSFQRTQRVGDLLRQEISEIIRLRMKDPRLGFVTITFVEVSQDLRHAKVHVTSPGSQEELAHSVELLVGAAGFIRNELFKRVSLRSIPELAFRADSSIEHSVRISQILKELEDETRRRES
- a CDS encoding bifunctional oligoribonuclease/PAP phosphatase NrnA; translation: MSLVDVVHLLNDSDSFVVTSHVDLDGDALGSELGLALVLKRMGKHVRIVNQDRSPLSYRFLPGAHLLEDLSGKLEDLDAALVLDCTCMERTGGVAASILKSRVPIVNIDHHSGNVHFGSTNFVRPDACAAALLILQIIDELGQSVGPEVATCLYAAILAETGSFRLSNTSAEALSVSARLAGEGANPSAIAAQVYDRRSPATLRLIGSALSSLEIAMDGAVSIISIERSKLDESKIASDELEGIVNFAMAVEGVKAAVSLRELPGGIVKVSLRSSGAVDVDLVARQFGGGGHSNAAGAKVNGTLAGVKGIVLEKIADVLAGR
- the truB gene encoding tRNA pseudouridine(55) synthase TruB, yielding MRRSQTSLLEDRVLNVDKNASVTSYGVVDQLKRLLGISKVGHAGTLDPFATGVLLVCTGKATKITRFLMELEKEYVGTISFGVETDTDDSTGRVISSRRDFSISKEDIEKEMSAFVGRILQCPPRVSALKRSGVRLYEMARRGESFETEAREVTVHDFRALEFRFPKLDFLVRCSKGTYVRALARDMGKRLGCGAHLETLRRVRIGPFAVESAISVQRLEDVIEAGELASCSLSAVSIDEALSFMPACILKENVEQKVMHGRSPALSEFDRIDAAVPANQTVRIFSSRGEFLAVGRTPSTDRDNVIKLEKVIAETRG